The genomic DNA GTATGACGGCATCGACCCAGTCTCAGTGGATCTCACGCAGGATACTTAATGGCGTTCGACCTGCACGGCATGAGCCGTGCTTTTCTGACAGAGGCGAGGTGGGGCATTTTGATACACAGGGTTTTCTGTTTGATTCATGGCGCATTGCGGGAGTCTGAACGACTACtggccatgcatgcatagCGATGTAGGGGTGGCGTTTAGTGATTGTGTTTGGCCTTTTGATGCCTGGTGGTTTTGGGTGGATGGGGGATGCTCGACTTTGGGGCGGGCCCAGCAGCTGTTCTGCATTGAGCACACAACCGAgagacagcagcaggcgctctCTCAGGCAACGATGCGGGCTATTCCAGCAGCTGGGATGGGTGCCCATGGAACTGGTCGGCAGCAGGCGTGGGCACAGGTGAAGGCCTAGATAAGCCCCGTGAATACACCAGGCCTCTAAGCGAAATCATCTACCGCGTTGATTGTGCACGTGTGTCAAAGAGACTGCAGGAGCAGACACGCCATACAGGAGCTGAAGTGAAGGAGTATGTCCATTCAATGCCCCAATTCTATCCAGTACACCGCGCTATGATTCattcatcctcatcatccgAGGTCCCCTCCTCTGacgcaccgtcgtcgccgttggccacGGCCTTTTGTATCCTCGGCACCTCGAACACGGCGCCCCCGTTGCGCACCGCCTTGCACACCTTCCACCGCCCGAAGCGGTGCTCCttggccaccgccgcgatgACACACaggccgtccttgccgcggtcgccgcgctcgaaGACGGCAATGTCGTTTATGATGCCCTGTATGGGCCGCCGCGAGTCCTTGTTCCGGTGGGGGACGTCGCCGTTGGTGTCGGCTGCCTCGTCTGCGGCACGATCGTCGCTGTCCTGCTGGTGGTCGCCCagcacgccgacggcctcaATCTTCTTCTTATCTTCGCTGAGCCGCCACACGCGGACGTGTCCGTcccagctgccgctgagGATGACGTCTGAGTACGGAATGGTCTTGAGGGCCGTGATCCAGCGCGGGGTGGGCGCGGGGACGACGTCGGCACCGGGGTACTGCTCCGCCGAGGCCTGCTCCGGCTCGATGGCCGGGTCGATGCCGTGGGCGAGGGGCTGGATGTACacgggcttcttcttggtgaCGCTCCagagggcgatggcgccgttgTCGCTGCCCGTGACGAAGAGCTCGTCATCAATCATGGCGATGCGGTCCATACTACCCTCGTGCGTCAGCGAGCGCGGGTCGACGCCCGGGCGGGGCTTTTTgtcgacagcgccgccgcggaagacGAGCTGCGTCTCCTCAATGACCTTCCAGAGACGGGCCGTgcggtcgcgggcgccgacaCTGATGCAGCGCTCCTGTGCGAGGGCatcgatgtcgacgacgtgATCTTGGTGGCCGAAGAGCGTCTCGACGTACGCCAGCTCGTCTAGACTCCACACTTTGACCGTCCTGTCCTTGGATGAAGAGTAGAGCTGGTTGGTGCCGCGGCGGAAGGCCAAGCCcgtgatggcgtcgcggTGATGCGTCCAGACCTTGAGAGGCTTCAGGGTGGCCGCGTCGTAGATGATGAGCCTCcggtcctcgccgcccgttACAACAAACTTGCCGTCTGGTGATGCTGCAACGGCGAGTATCTGCCCCACGTGGCGCTGGTAACTCTTGTCCTTGCTCTTTCCCTTGTGTCCCCTGATCCACGACTCAAGCTGcggcttcctcctcggcggggcggggggcttCTTCGGTTTCCGTCTCGTGGTCTGTGGAAACTGGTCTTGAGGGAGGTCTTGCGTCCTCCACTTGTGCAGGTAGAGGtctttggtggtggtgtagaAGTAGGGCGCGCAGGCAGCGATGGAGGTTACGGCGTTGGTATCGGTGCGGAAGAGGGTTTGAGAGGCCTTGTCAAAGGCCAATTCGGACGCCAATTGGCGATAGACACGGCCCTTGGTCTCTGCCACGTCCTCTTGTAGCCGCTCGGCAATGAGGTCTCggtcgatgtcggcggcatcgaagcccgcctcgtccacgtgCTCCTTGACATTCTCCAGGTACCGCTCCGCCAGGCGCAGTctcttctcggcggcggtctcctcctcgtcgtcgtctgatTCGCTCTTTTCTACCTCCTCACCCGCGTCAGACGGGCTATCGTAGctctcgtcatcatcgtccgaGCCAGAGATGGACTCGTCCCGCTCGCGCTCAGCTCGCTTCTTGGAcggcccggcagcgcccTTTGCCGTCGGTCTCCCGGCCGGTTTCGACGCGGCGACTCGCTTTTTGGGCGGCTCTGGTGCCGCGGgtcgcttgcgcttcttctgGGAGCCAGGGACGGTGAAAAAAGACGACATGATCGCTCGTCCGGGTCGAACTGGCTGCTCGCTTCCCGTCCCGCCTCGGCGTGTAAATTTGTCTGACCTGCAGCGACGCTGCTCAGAAAAAAAAGTTCGAGTGGATGGGCCGCAGAAAATCTGGCCCCACACGGAGGGGGGAGTGGCCCAATgagggtgtgtgtgtcggATAATCGTGGGACCGGGCACCGGGGCttctcccgtcgccgcctgtgAGCTGGCTAGCTGGTTGACGCGCAGCGCATCAGCCTAGCGGGCGTATCTGGCTGGGAGCTCGCCGGCTGCTGGAAGCTCACCTCCATCGAACTGCCcactgccagccagcaaCCCCCATCAATCACCACAACGTAACACGCTCGATCACCATGTAAGCTCTCATGACATCCTCCATTGCCCGGATTTAGTCTGACGAATTTCCACAGGGAGGTTCTACTGGGCATCACGGGCAAGGActtcgtcctcatcgccgcctccaagGCTGCGATGCGAGGCGCCACCATCCTCAAGGCCTCCGACGACAAGACGCGGCCGCTCACCAAGCACACCCTTCTGGCGTTCTCAGGAGAGGCGGGAGATACAGGTATGGGCATCCACGTTGCTGGGTCTCAGGGTAGAAGCTGACGCCAACGCAGTCCAATTCGCCGAGTACATCCAAAGAAATGCCCAGCTCTACTCGATGCGCAACGAGACCGACCTGTCGCcctccggcctcgcccatTTCGTacgcggcgagctggcctcgagcttgcgCTCGCGACACCCTTACAACGTCAACCTGCTGATGGGCGGCGTTGATCCCATCACGGGCAAGCCGCACCTCTACTGGCTGGACTACttggcgtcgctggccgagctgcccTATGCGGCCCATGGATACGCACAGTACGTGGAGACGAGACGACTGACTTCGTGACGGGTCCTCCGTCGCAATGCTGGCATCGAAGAGCGATCGCTGACTTTGGGACCTCAGATACTACTGCCTGTCCATCCTCGacaagcaccaccaccccgacATCACGCTCGGACAGGGCATCAAGATTCTGACGATGTGCACGGACGAGCTGAAGAGGCGGTTACCGATCGACTTCAAGGGCATGGTGGTCAAGGCGATCAAGGCggatggcatcgtcgacgtaGAGTTCGATGATGACCGCGTGGTGAAGAGCGCATGAGGAGGTGGCACGGTTAGGGGAGTGCAGGGACATTTGTAATATTACGCTACGAGTAAAACGTAGACTAAACTTGACAAAA from Purpureocillium takamizusanense chromosome 4, complete sequence includes the following:
- the RRP9 gene encoding pre-rRNA processing protein (EggNog:ENOG503NYVC~COG:A) produces the protein MSSFFTVPGSQKKRKRPAAPEPPKKRVAASKPAGRPTAKGAAGPSKKRAERERDESISGSDDDDESYDSPSDAGEEVEKSESDDDEEETAAEKRLRLAERYLENVKEHVDEAGFDAADIDRDLIAERLQEDVAETKGRVYRQLASELAFDKASQTLFRTDTNAVTSIAACAPYFYTTTKDLYLHKWRTQDLPQDQFPQTTRRKPKKPPAPPRRKPQLESWIRGHKGKSKDKSYQRHVGQILAVAASPDGKFVVTGGEDRRLIIYDAATLKPLKVWTHHRDAITGLAFRRGTNQLYSSSKDRTVKVWSLDELAYVETLFGHQDHVVDIDALAQERCISVGARDRTARLWKVIEETQLVFRGGAVDKKPRPGVDPRSLTHEGSMDRIAMIDDELFVTGSDNGAIALWSVTKKKPVYIQPLAHGIDPAIEPEQASAEQYPGADVVPAPTPRWITALKTIPYSDVILSGSWDGHVRVWRLSEDKKKIEAVGVLGDHQQDSDDRAADEAADTNGDVPHRNKDSRRPIQGIINDIAVFERGDRGKDGLCVIAAVAKEHRFGRWKVCKAVRNGGAVFEVPRIQKAVANGDDGASEEGTSDDEDE
- the PRE1 gene encoding Proteasome endopeptidase complex (COG:O~BUSCO:EOG09263WSS~MEROPS:MER0002676~EggNog:ENOG503NX90) produces the protein MEVLLGITGKDFVLIAASKAAMRGATILKASDDKTRPLTKHTLLAFSGEAGDTVQFAEYIQRNAQLYSMRNETDLSPSGLAHFVRGELASSLRSRHPYNVNLLMGGVDPITGKPHLYWLDYLASLAELPYAAHGYAQYYCLSILDKHHHPDITLGQGIKILTMCTDELKRRLPIDFKGMVVKAIKADGIVDVEFDDDRVVKSA